The sequence GAACAGCTGCTCCGTGTACCAGCGGCCACCGGCACCCTGGCCGCTCCACTCATGCACAAAACCCTGCGCTACCAGCTGCTTCTTCGCCCTCTGGTACGCATGCCCCTTCATCCCCAGCTGGTCGGCCAACTCGCCCAACGGGCGGCCCGTGGCCGACTCCGGCAGACCCTGGACATACAGCAGAAGGACCTTCGCATCACTGTTCAACCGCCGCTCACGCACGACGTCGTTCGATGCCTTCGTATAGCCCGAAGAGGGCGCGATAACATGACGCAGCATTTCCGGTTGCCTCTCAGCGGCACTGGTGGTGTAGGCCCTCGGTCGGTGTTACAGCACCGTCGGGGGCCGCTCCATGCATATAGGTGCGCACGGAGGGTGATTGCCTCGTCACCGTACCGCACTCGCTCCATCTCCCACCACACGAAAGGGACTTACGCCAGCCAGAGCGAGCCGTGCCGGTGGTTCGCCGGAGGGATCTCCACCGTCTCAGCCGCTTCGACGCCGATGCCGCCGCCCGCGTCCGCGTCCGCGTTCATCAGGCCCCGGAGCCGTCCCACCTGCGTACGGAGCCGTTGCCTGGCCCGGCGCTCCTCGTGTGCCGACCACCGAGCCACCCCGCCGTCCCTGTTGTGCCGGGGGAAGCAGTAGACCCGCACCTCGCGGCGCACCGCGCTCGGCCGTGGCCTGCGGGACTCTTTGACCGCTTCGGTGAGGCTTCGGCGGCTGTAGCGCAGATCGCGTACGACCACGCAGTGCCACGGGCTGCCCGGGAGGCCGTCGTACGTCTTCCGGGTCTGCGACGGGGGGTAGTGGTGGGCCGTGTGCGCCAAGTTGGGCTCCGGGGAGGCGGGGGGCGGGTGGGGCGCGGGCGTTGTCGCCGCTGCCAGGGGGTGCTGGTTGCCGTCAGGCCGTATAGCCGTTCTCCGACAGGATCTTGTCGATACGGGCGCGGTGCGCCGCCTCCCACTCGTCCAGGGATTCGGCCGCCTCCTTCGCCAGTTTCGCCCGTGCGTCGCGCAGTACCTCGTCCCGGCGGGCGTGAGGGGTCACCACGACGCCCTCCTCGTCGGCCACCACAATGTCGCCGGGGTTCACGGTCGTGCCGCCGCAGCGCACCGGGGTGTTGAGCGGTTCCACCGCCTTCTTCGTACCGGGGATGGGGATGACGCCCAACGCGAAGACCGGGAAGCCCAGTTCGCGCACCTCGGACAGGTCGCGGATCACGCCGTCGAGCACGAACGCCGCGATCCCCCGGCGGTGCGCGACCGCGCACACGTTCCCGCCGGCCAGCGCATAGTCCATGTCGCCCGACTCCACGACGATGACCGAGCCGGGCTCCGCGCGGTGGATCGCCGCGTGCAGCATCAGGTTGTCGCCGGGAGGGCAGCGCACCGTGAAGGCCGGGCCGGCCACGCGGGGCACCGGCGACCAGAGGGGGCGTATGCCGGCGTCCATGACCTGCTCGCGCCCCAGAAGGTCGGCGAGGGTGGTCGTGGGGATGTCCTCGAAGCCGGAGTCCTCGTGCATGTACGCCCTTCGTCCGGGGCCCTCCGCGTCCGCGCGGGGGCCTGTAGCCGTCAGCCCGTCGTCAGCTCATTGTGCTTGCAGGACCTGACGCTTGTCCGTAGCGGCTGGTCAACAGCGCCCACCGATCGACAGCGTGGAACGATGGCCACCATGTCCGGTCAAGTCTGGGTGTCCCTCATATCGTTGGGCGGCGTCGCACTCGGTGGCGCGCTGTCCTTCCTCGTACAGTTCGCGACGCAGCGGTCGGCCGAGCGGACGGAGCAGCGGCGGCAGCGGACCGAACTGTCCGAGGCCCGGCGTGCGGAGCGGCTCGCGCTGCTGGAGCGGTTCATCGAGGCGGGGGGCGAGGCGGAGCTCGCGGCCTTCAGGCGGCCGCACGAGTGGGACGAAACGACCCCCTGGTTCCTCACGACCCGGGAATCCATGAACAGACTCTGGGTCGTGGAACGGCTGATCCGTGTCCAGTTCCCGCCGGCCGTGCACGACGCGGCACGCACGTACTCCCTCGACCTCAACCGGACCGTGTGGGAGGGCCTGCCCGACGGAGAGAGCCTGCGCGACTACCTGGAGGACAACCGGCTGGCCTTTCTCGACGCGGCCCGAGCGGTCATGGGATAGCCACCGCAGGCCGCGAAGGCCCTCCGCCCCGACGGCCCACAGCGGCCCGCCCCCGCTGCCCCCGCTGCCCCCTCGCCCGCCGCCGTCGCCGTCGCCGACGATTTGACTTGCGCCTACATATCCAGAAAGCTAGATGCGTAGCCTGGGAGGGAACAGAAGACCCGAAGGCAGCCCCCAAGGATTCACAGAGAGGCCCCCATGGACCCGCTGGCCGTGCACAAGGCCCTCGCCAACCCCGCCCGCCTGCAGTTCATGCAGTGGCTGCGCGACCCCGAGAAGTACTTCGACGAGGACTCGTACACACAGCAGGGACTGGGCTTCCACATCGGCGTATGCGTGGGTGACATCCAGAAGCGGGCCGGGCTCGCGCAGTCCGTGGTGTCCGGCTACCTCCAGACCCTCAGGGACGCGGGCCTCCTGACCTCGGAGCGCGTCGGCAAGTGGACGTACTACCGCCGCAACGAGCCGGTGATCGCCGAGTTCGCCGCCCAGGTGCGCGACGAGCTGTAGTCACCCCGCCCCACCTCCGAGCGTGACCGCCGAGAGCCGAGTCCCGCGCCCCGCACGGCGCACCCACGACCAAACGTATCTACTTTTCTAGATTTAAAGAAAGATCACCATGAGAAAAACCTCCGCCGCCGTCCTGGTGCTCGCCCTGGGCGTGTTCGGGATCATCACCACCGAGATGGGCATCGTCGGGGTACTCCCCCGGCTCTCCGCCGAACTCGGCGTCCCGCCCTCCACCGCCGGCTGGCTCGTCGGGGCGTTCGCCCTGGTGATCGCCGTGACCGGGCCCTTCACCACGCTGCTCGCCTCCGGGATCGACCGCAAGAAGGTCCTCGCCGCCTCGATCGCGGTGTTCGCCCTCTCCAACGCCGTCTACGCGCTCACCACCCAGTACGAGGTGATGCTCGCCTTCCGCATCATTCCGGCCGTCTTCCACCCGGTGTTCTTCTCGGTCGCGCTGGCCACGGCCGCGC is a genomic window of Streptomyces sp. NBC_01237 containing:
- a CDS encoding ArsR/SmtB family transcription factor; this encodes MDPLAVHKALANPARLQFMQWLRDPEKYFDEDSYTQQGLGFHIGVCVGDIQKRAGLAQSVVSGYLQTLRDAGLLTSERVGKWTYYRRNEPVIAEFAAQVRDEL
- a CDS encoding RraA family protein — translated: MHEDSGFEDIPTTTLADLLGREQVMDAGIRPLWSPVPRVAGPAFTVRCPPGDNLMLHAAIHRAEPGSVIVVESGDMDYALAGGNVCAVAHRRGIAAFVLDGVIRDLSEVRELGFPVFALGVIPIPGTKKAVEPLNTPVRCGGTTVNPGDIVVADEEGVVVTPHARRDEVLRDARAKLAKEAAESLDEWEAAHRARIDKILSENGYTA